In Thermodesulfobacteriota bacterium, the genomic window GCTCATGTCTATCTTCTTTATCTCGTCGAGCTTCCAGAGGTCCAGTATGCCCACCCAGTCGGACTTGACGAAGCCCACGAGGTAGAACCTCCCGTCCGGGGTTATGAGCTGGTCGTAAGGGGTATCCCCGATGTCGGTGAACTTCTTTATTACCGGGAAGTCGGGTTGCTTCATGTCCACGATCCATACTTCTCCGGTGTCCATCAAGGCGAAGACCATCAAGTTGTCCGGGGTGTCGAGCGGCCCCACGGTCCGCGAGGCGAACACTTCTCCGTCCGGCGTCGAGGTCGTCGCCGGTATCACCTTGACCGTCTCGAGTGTGGCGGAGTCCAGTATCACGACGTTCCCCGGACGGTAGTTGCAGACCATTATGTACTTGTTGTCCCTCGATATGGCGATGCCGATGGAGTTTTCGCCGACGATCACCTTCTTTTCGAGTGTCAGCTTCACGAGGTCCACTTTGCTCAGGTTGCCGCTCCTGCCTATTACGTAGGCGTACCGGGCGTCGCGGGAGAAGACCATGCTCTCGTGCCGGAGGTTCCCGAGCCCCTCGACGCGGCCGAGCACCTCGTGGTTCACCGAGTCCACTATAATGACGCTCCCGGACTCCCTCTCCACTATTATCATGAGCGAGGCCGTGCCGTGGAGGTGGGCCCGTGCGTTTCGCCGGGCGCTCTGATCGAACGCGCCGCAGCCCGATACTATGAAAGAAGCCGATATTAGTATGATGAGAAGAATCCTGGTATTCATGCCGTTTCTTTTACCTCCTGTCGGTCCGCTGACCGTCGGTCCGCTGACCGTGTTATTCCGAGCTCTTCGTCGGTCAGATAGCAGGCCGGGTCCTCGGCCCACAGGTCGCCCGTTACGAACTCGGCCCTCACTCGGTAGTTGCCCCCGCACATGTCGAACCGGGGGCAGACCGAGCACCTGCCCTTTATATATGCCTTCCTGTTTTTAAGCGCGGCCATCACCGGGTCGTTCGTGTCGGTCCATATCTCTTTGAACGGCCTTTCCCTGACGTTGCCGGGCGAGTAGTGGGTCCAGAACTGGTCGGGGTGCACGTTCCCGAGGTTGTCCACGTTGGCGAGGCTCACCCCCGACGTGTTGCCCCCGCGGCCGCGGAGGAGTTTACCCACGAGCTCCGCCCTCTCCGGGTCTTTCTCCCTGAGCTTCAAGTATAGGTACACGCCGTCCACGTCGTTGCTGCCCATGACGATGTCCTTCGTTATACCCTTCTTTATGAACTCCCCGGCCCTCTCGAATATGTAGTCCACGGCCTTGCGGGTTTCCGCGTGGTCGAGGTCTTCCCTTGAAAACCTTTCACCCCTTCCGGCGTAGACGAGGTGCGCGAAGTAGCCTCGCTCGACCCCCTCGGCCTCCATGAGTTCGAATATGGTCGGCAGTTCGCCGACGGTCTTCCTGCTCATGGTGAACCTTATGCCGACGGTAAGGCCCAGGTCCCGGCAGAGCCTGAGACCGTTGACGGCCTTATCGAACGCCCCGCGCATGCCCCGGAGGCGGTCGTTTACCTCTTGTCCGCCGTCGAGGCTTACGCCCACGTAGATTATGCCCGCGTCCTTTATCTCTTGAGCGACGGCGGCGTCTATATTCGTCCCGCTCGTGGAGAGTATGGGCCGTACTCCTTTGTCCCGCGCGTAGCGGACGAGCTCGAAGAGGTCGCCGCGCAGGAGCGGGTCGCCGCCGGA contains:
- a CDS encoding cytochrome D1 domain-containing protein — protein: MNTRILLIILISASFIVSGCGAFDQSARRNARAHLHGTASLMIIVERESGSVIIVDSVNHEVLGRVEGLGNLRHESMVFSRDARYAYVIGRSGNLSKVDLVKLTLEKKVIVGENSIGIAISRDNKYIMVCNYRPGNVVILDSATLETVKVIPATTSTPDGEVFASRTVGPLDTPDNLMVFALMDTGEVWIVDMKQPDFPVIKKFTDIGDTPYDQLITPDGRFYLVGFVKSDWVGILDLWKLDEIKKIDMSERREGLKKYSGGKKVPVYHIPHLESWAVSGNLTLIPAFAEKRVVVYDTRDWSMVKSIPIAGTGLFVVARPGGREVWVDNVEAPGSEAERLVQIIDVETLEVKKTIDVGKGAIDPQFTPRGEAVYISVMGEDRVAVYDTDTYELIKNIPAKKPSGLFGTDRASKFGL
- a CDS encoding radical SAM protein; protein product: DNGPMLSVSKLLTSSPPRPDGQRPDGQRTDGQRTVATETDSIRYGRIERPVVVWNVTRRCDLHCVHCYSASEERDYPGELSTDEGKRLIDDLAAFGVPVLIFSGGDPLLRGDLFELVRYARDKGVRPILSTSGTNIDAAVAQEIKDAGIIYVGVSLDGGQEVNDRLRGMRGAFDKAVNGLRLCRDLGLTVGIRFTMSRKTVGELPTIFELMEAEGVERGYFAHLVYAGRGERFSREDLDHAETRKAVDYIFERAGEFIKKGITKDIVMGSNDVDGVYLYLKLREKDPERAELVGKLLRGRGGNTSGVSLANVDNLGNVHPDQFWTHYSPGNVRERPFKEIWTDTNDPVMAALKNRKAYIKGRCSVCPRFDMCGGNYRVRAEFVTGDLWAEDPACYLTDEELGITRSADRRSADRQEVKETA